Proteins encoded within one genomic window of Mycolicibacterium aubagnense:
- the pks13 gene encoding polyketide synthase Pks13 (Pks13 is a key enzyme in mycolic acid biosynthesis.), which yields MTDTEDNSNELDTSPQEGGSAAVSRANGITVPEMREWLRNAVSRATGQSADSIDESTPLVELGLSSRDGVAMASDIEDLTGVTLNATVLFRHPTIETLAQVIVEGEPEVDTAAANAEDWSRDADVDEDIANIAIVGLATRFPGDMNTPDEMWQALLEGRDAITDLPEGRWEEFLAEPRIAERVAQARTRGGYLSDIKGFDAEFFALAKMEADNIDPQQRMALELTWEALEFARIPASALRGEAVGVFVGSSTNDYSFLSVSDPSITHPYAITGTASSIIANRVSYFFDFRGPSMTIDTACSSSLVAMHEGVKALRSGEADVVVAGGVNALVTPMVTVGFDMVGGVLAPDGRIKSFSSDADGYARSEGGGMVVLKRVADARRDGDEILAIIAGSAINHDGRSNGMLAPNPDAQEAVLRKAYKDAGIDPKTVDYIEAHGTGTILGDPIEADALGRVVGRGRAADKPALLGAVKSNVGHLESAAGAASVAKMTLALYHDKLPASINYAGPNPYIDFDKEHLKVNAELSDWPRYSGHAVAGVSGFGFGGANAHLVMRQVLPSDLVEPEPKEVVVEEKPSSDANAVYVGGVKMDEYGEFVDDEDDKRGDADFFGYETGDEPELPGLTERALELIEAARAELDAAEPVKRIVPLAVSGFLTSRKKAAAAELADWIDSETGRSYSLESIGRSLSRRNHGRSRAVILAHDHDEAVKGLRALAEGKQNPLVLAADGPVTNGPVWVLAGFGAQHRKMGKSLYLNDPIFAEWINKVDAHIQDERGYSVVELILDDAIDYTNETCEYPIEVVQTVIFALQIALGELLKAHGAKPGAVVGQSLGEAAAAYFSGGLSLADATRTICSRAHLMGEGEAMLFGEYIRLMALVEYSAEEIKTVFADFPGLEVCVYAAPTQTVIGGPPEQVDAIIARAESEGKFARKMQTKGASHTQQMDPLLGELSAEIQGIEPHPLQTAYYSTVHEGQLIRAGAEPIHDVEYWKKGLRHSVYFTHGIRNAVDNGHTTFLELAPNPVALMQVGLTTMSAGLHDGQLIPTLARKQDEVDSMTNAMAQLFVHGHDLDFRTLFSPAQDPAVDYAPIPPTRFKRKPHWLDAHFTADSSAIEPGSHVATPDGRHVWEFAPRGEVDAAALAKLVKAAAAQVLPDARLAAFEQRAIPGEGARLVTTLTRHPGGGTVQVHARMGESFTLVYDAVVSRGGDGAALPVALGGTALPAAVGASVAETAVAAPEPVEDDAAILQDDLTAGAGLAAGFKKWSPDSGETIADRLGAIVGGAMGYEPEDLPWEVPLIELGLDSLMAVRIKNRVEYDFDLPPIQLTAVRDANLYAVEKLIHYAIEHRDEVDQLAEAQKGQTAEEIAAAQAEMLGGATTVAELEAKLAEAGHPLADKDDAKPAAVDIATDSAAALEVPPPPTNPAGPAVPPPPTNPSGPAGPSQATAAAAAAKVLTQEAVTEALGADVPPRDAAERVTFATWAIVTGKSPGGIFNELPAVDDATATKLSERLSERAEGIVTVEQVRAAKTIEALSTIVRDQLEDGVVDGFVRTLRPAKQGGPQVPLFVFHPAGGSTVVYEPLLKRLPEDIPVYGIERVEGSIEERAAEYVPKLLEMHKGPFILAGWSLGGALAYACAIGLKQAGADVRYVGLIDCVRPGVPIDKTQAGMRARWDRYARFAERTFNVEVPEIPYEELEKLDDEGQVKFVLDIVAQSGVQIPGGIIEHQRTSYLDNRALDTIDIQPYEGHVVLYMADRYHDDAIVFEPAYATRQPDGGWGEFAPDLEVVNIGGEHIQAIDEPYIAKVGAHMSQAINQIQAGK from the coding sequence ATGACTGACACCGAAGACAATTCGAACGAACTCGACACTTCGCCGCAGGAGGGTGGCAGCGCGGCCGTGTCGCGGGCAAATGGCATTACGGTGCCGGAGATGCGCGAGTGGCTGCGCAACGCGGTCTCGCGAGCCACCGGTCAGTCGGCGGACTCGATCGACGAGAGCACGCCGCTGGTCGAGCTGGGTCTGTCCTCGCGCGACGGGGTGGCCATGGCCAGCGACATCGAGGACCTCACCGGGGTCACGTTGAATGCCACGGTGTTGTTCCGGCACCCGACCATCGAGACGTTGGCGCAGGTGATCGTCGAGGGCGAGCCGGAGGTGGACACCGCTGCCGCGAACGCCGAGGACTGGTCCCGCGACGCTGACGTCGATGAGGACATCGCGAACATAGCCATTGTTGGTCTGGCCACCCGCTTCCCGGGTGACATGAACACCCCCGACGAGATGTGGCAGGCGCTGCTGGAAGGCCGCGACGCCATCACCGATCTGCCCGAGGGCCGCTGGGAAGAGTTCCTGGCCGAGCCGCGGATCGCCGAACGCGTGGCCCAGGCCCGCACCCGCGGTGGGTACCTGTCGGACATCAAGGGCTTCGACGCCGAGTTCTTCGCGCTGGCCAAGATGGAAGCCGACAACATCGATCCGCAGCAGCGGATGGCGCTCGAATTGACCTGGGAAGCACTGGAATTCGCCCGCATCCCGGCGTCGGCGCTGCGCGGTGAGGCGGTCGGTGTATTCGTCGGCAGCTCGACCAACGACTACAGCTTCCTGTCGGTCTCGGATCCGTCGATCACGCACCCGTACGCCATCACCGGCACCGCGAGCTCCATCATCGCCAACCGGGTTTCGTACTTCTTCGACTTCCGCGGGCCGTCGATGACCATCGACACCGCGTGTTCCTCGTCGCTCGTCGCGATGCACGAGGGCGTGAAGGCGCTGCGCTCCGGCGAGGCCGACGTCGTCGTGGCCGGTGGCGTCAACGCCCTGGTGACCCCGATGGTGACGGTCGGCTTCGACATGGTCGGCGGCGTCCTGGCGCCGGACGGCCGCATCAAGTCGTTCAGCTCGGACGCCGACGGTTACGCCCGTTCCGAGGGCGGCGGCATGGTCGTGCTCAAGCGCGTCGCCGACGCCCGTCGCGACGGTGACGAGATCCTCGCCATCATCGCCGGTTCGGCCATCAACCACGACGGCCGGTCCAACGGCATGCTGGCCCCCAACCCTGACGCTCAGGAAGCGGTGCTGCGCAAGGCCTACAAGGACGCCGGCATCGACCCCAAGACCGTCGACTACATCGAGGCGCATGGCACCGGCACCATCCTGGGTGACCCGATCGAGGCCGACGCGCTCGGCCGCGTCGTGGGCCGTGGCCGCGCCGCCGACAAGCCGGCGCTGCTGGGCGCCGTGAAATCCAATGTGGGACACCTGGAGTCGGCCGCGGGTGCCGCGAGCGTCGCGAAGATGACGCTGGCGTTGTACCACGACAAGCTGCCCGCCTCGATCAACTACGCGGGCCCCAACCCGTACATCGACTTCGACAAGGAACACCTCAAGGTCAACGCCGAGCTGTCGGACTGGCCGCGCTACAGCGGTCACGCCGTCGCCGGAGTGTCCGGTTTCGGTTTCGGTGGCGCCAACGCCCACTTGGTCATGCGCCAGGTGCTGCCCAGCGATCTCGTCGAGCCGGAGCCCAAAGAGGTTGTGGTTGAAGAGAAGCCGTCTTCCGATGCCAATGCCGTGTACGTCGGCGGCGTCAAGATGGATGAGTACGGCGAGTTCGTCGATGATGAAGACGACAAGCGTGGTGACGCGGATTTCTTCGGCTACGAGACCGGCGACGAGCCTGAGCTTCCCGGCCTGACCGAGCGGGCGCTGGAGCTGATCGAGGCCGCGCGTGCCGAGCTGGACGCGGCCGAGCCGGTCAAGCGCATTGTGCCGCTTGCGGTTTCAGGCTTCCTGACCTCGCGCAAGAAGGCTGCTGCCGCAGAGCTGGCGGACTGGATCGACAGTGAAACGGGCCGGTCCTACTCGCTGGAATCGATCGGTCGCTCGCTGTCCCGGCGTAACCACGGCCGTTCGCGCGCCGTGATTCTCGCGCACGACCACGACGAAGCGGTCAAGGGTCTGCGGGCGCTGGCCGAGGGCAAGCAGAACCCGCTGGTGCTGGCCGCTGACGGCCCGGTCACCAACGGCCCGGTGTGGGTGCTGGCCGGTTTCGGTGCCCAGCACCGCAAGATGGGCAAGAGCCTCTACCTGAACGATCCGATCTTCGCCGAGTGGATCAACAAGGTCGACGCCCACATTCAGGACGAGCGCGGCTACTCCGTTGTCGAACTGATCCTCGACGACGCGATCGACTACACCAACGAGACGTGCGAATACCCCATCGAGGTCGTCCAGACCGTGATCTTCGCGCTGCAGATCGCCCTCGGTGAGCTGCTGAAGGCGCACGGCGCGAAACCCGGTGCGGTGGTTGGCCAGTCGCTGGGTGAAGCGGCCGCGGCGTACTTCTCCGGTGGCCTGTCGCTGGCCGACGCCACCCGCACCATCTGCTCGCGCGCTCACCTCATGGGTGAGGGCGAGGCCATGCTGTTCGGCGAGTACATCCGCCTGATGGCGCTCGTCGAGTACTCGGCCGAGGAGATCAAGACGGTCTTCGCCGACTTCCCGGGCCTCGAGGTGTGTGTCTACGCCGCCCCGACCCAGACCGTCATCGGCGGCCCGCCGGAGCAGGTCGACGCGATCATCGCCCGCGCCGAATCCGAGGGCAAGTTCGCGCGCAAGATGCAGACCAAGGGCGCCAGCCACACCCAGCAGATGGACCCGCTGCTCGGCGAGCTGTCCGCGGAGATCCAGGGCATCGAGCCGCACCCGCTGCAGACGGCCTACTACTCGACGGTGCACGAGGGCCAGCTGATCCGCGCCGGCGCCGAGCCGATCCACGATGTCGAGTACTGGAAGAAGGGGCTGCGCCACAGCGTCTACTTCACCCACGGCATCCGCAACGCCGTCGACAACGGGCACACCACCTTCCTGGAGCTCGCGCCGAACCCGGTGGCGCTCATGCAGGTTGGGCTCACCACCATGTCGGCCGGCCTGCATGACGGCCAGCTGATCCCGACCCTCGCCCGTAAGCAGGACGAGGTCGACTCGATGACCAATGCCATGGCCCAGCTGTTCGTGCACGGCCATGACCTGGACTTCCGGACGTTGTTCTCGCCGGCCCAGGACCCGGCCGTCGATTACGCGCCGATCCCGCCGACGCGCTTCAAGCGCAAGCCGCACTGGCTGGACGCGCACTTCACCGCCGACAGCTCGGCCATCGAGCCGGGCAGCCACGTCGCCACCCCGGACGGCCGCCATGTGTGGGAGTTCGCCCCGCGCGGCGAGGTCGATGCAGCCGCCCTGGCCAAGCTCGTGAAAGCCGCTGCGGCGCAGGTGCTTCCGGACGCCCGGTTGGCGGCCTTCGAACAGCGCGCCATTCCGGGTGAGGGTGCCCGCCTGGTCACCACCCTGACCCGCCACCCCGGTGGCGGCACGGTGCAGGTGCACGCCCGCATGGGTGAGTCGTTCACCCTGGTCTACGACGCGGTCGTCAGCCGCGGCGGTGACGGCGCGGCTCTGCCGGTCGCTCTCGGTGGCACGGCGCTGCCGGCGGCCGTCGGCGCTTCGGTGGCCGAAACCGCTGTTGCCGCACCGGAACCCGTCGAAGATGACGCCGCCATCCTGCAGGACGATCTGACTGCAGGCGCGGGCCTGGCCGCCGGCTTCAAGAAGTGGTCGCCGGATTCCGGTGAGACCATCGCAGACCGGCTGGGTGCCATCGTCGGTGGTGCCATGGGCTACGAGCCCGAGGACCTGCCGTGGGAGGTGCCGCTGATCGAGCTGGGTCTGGACTCGCTCATGGCGGTCCGGATCAAGAACCGGGTCGAGTACGACTTCGACCTGCCGCCCATCCAGCTGACCGCGGTGCGGGACGCCAACCTGTACGCGGTGGAGAAGTTGATCCACTACGCCATCGAGCACCGCGACGAGGTCGACCAGCTGGCCGAGGCGCAGAAGGGGCAGACCGCCGAGGAGATCGCGGCCGCGCAGGCCGAGATGCTGGGTGGCGCAACGACTGTCGCGGAGCTGGAGGCCAAGCTGGCCGAGGCCGGACACCCGCTGGCCGACAAGGACGATGCCAAGCCGGCGGCGGTCGACATCGCCACGGATTCTGCAGCCGCACTCGAGGTTCCACCGCCCCCGACGAACCCCGCCGGCCCGGCCGTCCCGCCGCCGCCGACCAACCCGTCGGGACCCGCCGGACCGAGCCAGGCCACCGCGGCCGCCGCTGCGGCCAAGGTGCTGACGCAGGAGGCGGTCACCGAGGCGCTGGGCGCGGACGTGCCCCCGCGCGATGCGGCTGAGCGAGTCACCTTCGCGACGTGGGCGATCGTCACCGGCAAGTCGCCGGGCGGCATCTTCAACGAGCTGCCGGCCGTCGACGACGCGACCGCGACCAAGCTGTCCGAGCGGCTCTCCGAGCGCGCCGAGGGCATCGTGACGGTCGAGCAGGTGCGTGCGGCCAAGACCATCGAAGCGTTGTCGACCATCGTGCGTGATCAGCTCGAAGACGGTGTGGTGGACGGGTTCGTCCGCACGCTCCGGCCGGCGAAGCAAGGTGGCCCGCAGGTTCCGCTGTTCGTCTTCCACCCCGCCGGTGGCTCGACGGTGGTCTACGAACCGCTGTTGAAGCGCCTGCCGGAGGACATCCCGGTCTACGGCATCGAACGTGTCGAGGGCTCCATCGAGGAGCGCGCCGCCGAGTACGTGCCGAAGCTGCTGGAGATGCACAAGGGTCCGTTCATCCTGGCCGGCTGGTCGCTGGGTGGGGCACTGGCCTACGCGTGTGCCATCGGGCTCAAGCAGGCCGGTGCCGATGTCCGGTACGTCGGACTGATCGACTGCGTGCGGCCCGGTGTGCCGATCGACAAGACGCAAGCCGGCATGCGGGCCCGCTGGGATCGCTACGCCCGCTTCGCCGAGCGCACCTTCAACGTCGAGGTTCCGGAGATTCCGTACGAGGAACTGGAGAAGCTCGACGATGAGGGCCAGGTGAAGTTCGTGCTGGATATCGTCGCGCAGAGCGGCGTGCAGATTCCGGGCGGCATCATCGAGCACCAGCGGACGTCGTATCTCGACAACCGCGCGCTGGACACCATCGACATCCAGCCGTACGAAGGCCACGTCGTGCTCTACATGGCGGACCGCTACCACGACGACGCCATCGTGTTCGAACCCGCGTACGCGACCCGTCAGCCCGACGGTGGTTGGGGTGAGTTCGCCCCGGATCTCGAGGTCGTGAATATCGGCGGCGAGCACATCCAGGCGATCGATGAGCCGTACATTGCCAAGGTTGGGGCGCATATGAGCCAAGCCATCAACCAGATCCAGGCTGGGAAGTAG